The proteins below are encoded in one region of Metabacillus dongyingensis:
- a CDS encoding excisionase family DNA-binding protein, whose protein sequence is MYLTIKETAEHLSMPEAYIENLILQKQIRAVHDGEQYLINKEQFTTHLEQMEKYKVQLEEWLSKPIPEDIDIKDED, encoded by the coding sequence ATGTATCTTACGATTAAAGAAACAGCCGAGCATTTATCCATGCCTGAAGCGTATATTGAAAATCTGATCTTGCAGAAACAAATCAGAGCGGTTCATGACGGAGAGCAGTATTTGATCAACAAAGAACAGTTTACGACACACTTGGAACAGATGGAAAAATACAAAGTACAGCTGGAAGAGTGGCTCAGCAAGCCAATTCCCGAAGACATAGACATCAAGGATGAAGATTAA
- a CDS encoding YwqH-like family protein codes for MSFSEMLNQIHGAISYQSSELNDQINRLQRAKQQIEHEQTECMNEMRKILDPELDHLWKGSRANDFHEDRNEAYKVMRNIADEDYDAYKQRIQSKIKALEVDRTVLNAVSGLAHEADKLLAVGEDAFEELGNRLDDLKRRLF; via the coding sequence ATGAGTTTTTCGGAAATGCTGAATCAAATTCATGGTGCGATATCCTATCAATCATCTGAACTGAACGACCAGATTAATAGACTTCAGCGAGCAAAGCAGCAGATTGAACACGAACAGACCGAATGCATGAACGAGATGCGCAAAATCCTTGACCCTGAGCTTGATCATTTATGGAAAGGGTCAAGAGCGAATGACTTTCACGAAGATCGCAATGAGGCTTATAAAGTGATGCGGAATATTGCAGATGAAGATTACGATGCTTATAAGCAGCGCATTCAGTCGAAAATTAAAGCCCTTGAAGTCGACAGAACGGTCTTAAATGCAGTAAGCGGACTTGCACATGAAGCAGATAAACTGCTGGCGGTTGGCGAGGATGCATTTGAAGAGCTTGGAAACAGACTAGATGATTTAAAAAGGCGGTTGTTTTAA
- a CDS encoding YwqI/YxiC family protein — MTQIKLNHAEMMKQLDEVKRALDALVLEGPDDVGQNKLDFTQKWQEREEMIHQFVSQYVTIVQKNVEDTRVNVDSLKEQDEAIVHR, encoded by the coding sequence ATGACCCAAATTAAACTGAATCATGCCGAAATGATGAAGCAGCTGGATGAAGTCAAACGGGCATTGGATGCCTTGGTTTTGGAAGGACCAGACGATGTCGGACAAAACAAGCTTGATTTTACGCAAAAATGGCAGGAGCGGGAGGAAATGATTCATCAATTTGTCTCGCAGTACGTAACGATCGTTCAGAAAAATGTGGAAGATACGCGTGTAAATGTGGATTCATTGAAAGAACAAGATGAAGCGATTGTCCACAGATAA
- a CDS encoding HNH endonuclease, with product MSGFNVEYKALGDIISLAKSDVVYKGTGKGVLGSNRSDIPPAFKQTEFASSYESRLSQTPAPNNLKVCFEGTRGESECILKPPPDRLLAQILDEVGINGIQYQHAIPDFSPVAKAQVEIEYMLGGKGGFGAKARRANFIQSDQKLADQLNDSPELASQFGMESGEISARDIKLYREKNKLTWHELNDVKTMQLVPTKINSEFGHLGGVGEVNAGAFEPGGFANKQKEEILK from the coding sequence ATGAGTGGTTTTAACGTGGAGTATAAGGCTTTAGGTGATATAATATCATTGGCGAAGAGTGATGTTGTTTATAAGGGAACTGGCAAAGGTGTTTTGGGTAGTAATAGAAGTGATATCCCGCCTGCCTTTAAGCAAACTGAATTTGCCAGTTCATACGAATCAAGACTAAGCCAAACCCCTGCGCCTAATAATTTAAAGGTTTGTTTTGAAGGAACAAGGGGTGAATCTGAATGCATACTCAAGCCGCCGCCAGATCGTCTATTAGCACAAATCTTAGATGAAGTTGGGATTAATGGTATCCAATATCAACATGCTATTCCTGATTTTTCACCAGTAGCAAAAGCACAAGTAGAGATTGAATATATGCTTGGTGGCAAAGGGGGATTTGGTGCGAAAGCTAGACGAGCTAATTTTATTCAATCAGACCAAAAATTAGCTGATCAACTTAATGATTCACCTGAATTAGCAAGCCAATTTGGTATGGAGTCTGGTGAAATTAGTGCAAGAGATATAAAGTTATATCGAGAAAAAAATAAATTAACTTGGCATGAATTGAATGATGTTAAAACAATGCAACTTGTGCCAACAAAAATAAACAGTGAATTCGGCCACCTGGGTGGTGTAGGTGAGGTAAACGCAGGAGCATTTGAACCTGGAGGATTTGCTAATAAACAAAAAGAGGAGATACTGAAATGA
- a CDS encoding DUF6985 domain-containing protein — MTINDPIFGELEYEYGWTKDTTIKFFGKETDIALMIDGEEDGNFEEAQYTAYQSLMQKWEELQISILQSILDYYNQKRIELGYDIEVNENYPLVETTDQILEMISLDGIVVPYAGIYEGRDMGITFNCIWDTENGLGLRLLNEKVTEVGYQDVAI, encoded by the coding sequence ATGACAATAAACGATCCAATTTTCGGTGAACTCGAGTATGAATATGGTTGGACTAAGGATACCACAATTAAATTTTTTGGAAAAGAAACGGATATAGCTTTGATGATAGATGGTGAAGAAGATGGCAATTTTGAGGAAGCTCAATATACAGCATATCAATCATTAATGCAAAAGTGGGAAGAGTTGCAAATAAGTATATTGCAATCCATTTTAGACTATTACAATCAAAAGCGAATTGAACTAGGTTATGATATTGAAGTAAACGAAAATTATCCACTAGTTGAAACAACAGATCAAATACTAGAAATGATAAGTTTAGATGGAATAGTTGTTCCATATGCGGGTATTTATGAAGGTCGAGATATGGGAATTACATTTAATTGTATATGGGATACAGAAAACGGACTAGGACTTCGTCTATTAAATGAAAAAGTAACTGAAGTAGGTTACCAGGATGTTGCAATTTAA
- a CDS encoding SUKH-4 family immunity protein, with amino-acid sequence MISPQEFLERWNKDIYGLVSFKEEGLNEIGITSSAKEFLLIAGLPESAAPFLTFEGSDQGGGSPLSNKYEISRDKVSEYIYIGFTGENDPICISKNNGNVICFDYQNDFMEIFINSNINQFAESLLTYVEFISKIKSVNGRKAFLEKNAPSESILWLEKELKRIDKNSLNESSFWKTEIESYAN; translated from the coding sequence ATGATTTCACCCCAAGAATTTTTAGAACGTTGGAACAAAGATATATATGGACTAGTTAGTTTTAAAGAAGAGGGCCTAAATGAAATTGGAATTACTTCTTCTGCTAAAGAATTTTTGTTAATTGCTGGATTACCAGAGTCTGCTGCACCTTTCTTAACTTTTGAAGGTTCAGACCAAGGTGGAGGAAGTCCATTGAGTAATAAATATGAAATAAGCAGAGACAAGGTTAGTGAATATATTTATATTGGATTTACTGGAGAAAATGACCCCATATGTATTTCTAAAAATAATGGAAATGTTATTTGTTTTGATTATCAGAATGATTTTATGGAGATTTTTATAAATTCAAATATCAATCAATTTGCAGAATCTCTTTTAACATATGTTGAATTTATAAGTAAAATAAAATCAGTCAACGGAAGAAAGGCTTTTTTAGAAAAAAACGCACCTAGTGAATCAATTTTGTGGTTAGAAAAAGAACTAAAAAGAATAGATAAAAACTCTTTAAATGAAAGCAGTTTTTGGAAGACAGAGATTGAAAGTTATGCAAATTAG
- a CDS encoding SUKH-4 family immunity protein, with the protein MISPENFLKNWNTAKEGKLIVFNENDLIINSISPQTRDFLVNAGLPETPPPYLEFTSSNGILHSLIEKFNMPSKFKDYWYLGTTGSGDPVCLKVNDNIVYLNNGDNYNEIFINSSINQFAESILLFNNMIDKAIEVNGEDAFLENDIPEELITRLKEDLKRIDKKSIDSNSFWRTEIENLQE; encoded by the coding sequence TTGATATCACCTGAAAATTTCTTGAAGAATTGGAACACTGCAAAAGAAGGAAAATTAATAGTTTTTAATGAAAATGATTTAATTATTAATTCGATTTCTCCACAAACAAGAGATTTCTTGGTGAATGCTGGTTTACCTGAAACACCCCCACCCTATCTTGAATTTACTTCATCAAATGGAATTTTGCACAGTCTTATAGAAAAATTTAATATGCCTTCAAAATTTAAAGATTATTGGTATTTAGGTACTACTGGCTCTGGTGATCCAGTTTGCTTAAAGGTAAATGATAATATCGTTTATTTAAATAATGGTGATAATTATAATGAAATATTTATAAACTCTTCAATTAATCAATTTGCTGAATCAATTTTACTTTTCAATAACATGATTGATAAAGCAATAGAAGTAAATGGAGAAGATGCTTTTCTTGAAAATGATATACCTGAGGAATTGATTACAAGGTTAAAAGAAGACTTAAAAAGAATTGACAAGAAATCCATAGATTCTAATTCATTTTGGAGAACGGAAATTGAAAATTTACAGGAGTAG
- a CDS encoding immunity 22 family protein yields MQKEGFVSLWVGNINSSKEPDNLLKTSYTEDGDFIPSKFAHSFDIERYDDATREAEFYDDADNTLSGLLEDFSYDDIIIPKFSLVCGEHLNCHYNLVILLYNFKYEGVKKKTNVDTSELEFLGSVEYIY; encoded by the coding sequence ATGCAAAAAGAAGGTTTTGTATCCTTATGGGTAGGTAATATTAATTCCTCTAAGGAACCAGATAATCTGCTGAAAACTTCTTATACAGAGGATGGAGATTTTATTCCATCTAAGTTTGCCCATAGTTTTGATATTGAAAGATATGATGATGCTACTCGTGAAGCGGAGTTTTATGATGATGCTGATAATACACTTAGTGGATTATTAGAAGATTTTTCTTATGATGATATAATTATTCCGAAGTTTTCATTGGTATGTGGAGAACACTTGAATTGTCATTATAATCTTGTTATTCTTTTATACAATTTTAAGTATGAAGGTGTGAAAAAGAAAACGAATGTTGATACAAGTGAGCTGGAGTTTTTAGGTTCAGTGGAATACATATATTGA
- a CDS encoding NUDIX hydrolase: MSNDEALKKYDIKKYRTPDGYTSDICVFTIVSESDGEYKPPLMDLKLMMIQRAALDAEGNPNIEASKWAVPGGFVQDDESAFEAAKRELEEETSVSGVHMKHFGVYDKPGRDPRGWIISNAHYAIVPEHSLSLRKAQDDAAEVDLFSINDVLNLDLAFDHREIIEDAIKMITNDLLQTTVAKNFLPEYFTYSELQAVLKTVTDDPAIASDQSFSRKIKTLPFIREAEGKTSRTSKKPTQLYTFVEMDVVKPIYTARY, encoded by the coding sequence ATGTCAAACGATGAAGCTCTTAAGAAATACGATATAAAAAAATATCGGACTCCTGATGGGTATACGTCAGATATTTGTGTGTTTACGATTGTGTCTGAAAGCGACGGGGAGTATAAGCCGCCATTGATGGATTTGAAGCTTATGATGATCCAGCGTGCAGCGTTAGATGCAGAGGGGAATCCAAACATTGAGGCAAGCAAGTGGGCGGTACCAGGGGGATTTGTTCAGGATGATGAATCAGCGTTTGAAGCGGCAAAGCGGGAATTAGAAGAGGAAACGAGTGTTTCCGGGGTTCATATGAAGCACTTTGGTGTGTATGATAAGCCGGGACGTGATCCGCGCGGCTGGATTATCTCGAATGCGCATTATGCAATTGTTCCTGAGCATTCGCTGTCCCTGAGAAAAGCTCAGGATGATGCTGCAGAGGTAGACCTTTTTTCAATCAACGATGTTCTGAATCTGGATCTCGCTTTTGATCACAGAGAAATCATTGAAGATGCCATTAAAATGATTACGAATGATCTTTTGCAGACGACTGTGGCAAAGAATTTTCTTCCGGAATACTTTACATACTCGGAGCTGCAGGCAGTGCTGAAGACGGTGACGGATGATCCTGCCATTGCAAGTGACCAGTCTTTTTCAAGGAAAATTAAGACCCTTCCATTTATCAGGGAGGCTGAAGGAAAGACATCACGAACGTCCAAAAAACCGACGCAGCTTTATACATTTGTTGAGATGGATGTTGTCAAACCGATCTATACGGCACGTTATTAG
- a CDS encoding cysteine hydrolase family protein gives MKRALINIDYTVDFVADDGALTCGKPGQAIEDEIVKLTEAFIDAGDYVVFAIDRHDENDEFHPESALFPPHNIEGTDGRRLFGKLEDVYEQNKEKNHVQWMDKTRYSAFAGTDLELKLRARGITEIHLVGVCTDICVLHTAVDGFNKGFKMAVHEKAVASFNPEGHTWALSHFKNSLNARVE, from the coding sequence ATGAAAAGAGCGTTAATTAACATAGACTATACAGTGGATTTTGTAGCGGATGACGGGGCTCTTACTTGCGGAAAACCGGGGCAGGCAATTGAGGATGAAATTGTAAAGCTGACAGAGGCTTTTATTGATGCAGGGGATTATGTGGTTTTTGCGATTGACAGGCATGATGAGAACGATGAGTTTCATCCTGAAAGTGCTTTGTTCCCGCCTCATAACATTGAAGGAACAGATGGCCGCAGACTTTTTGGGAAGCTAGAAGACGTTTATGAGCAAAATAAAGAGAAAAATCATGTACAATGGATGGATAAAACAAGATACAGTGCGTTTGCGGGTACGGATCTTGAATTGAAGCTCCGCGCACGGGGCATTACAGAAATTCATCTGGTTGGGGTTTGTACGGATATTTGTGTGCTGCATACGGCAGTTGACGGTTTTAATAAAGGCTTCAAAATGGCTGTTCATGAAAAAGCAGTGGCAAGCTTCAATCCTGAGGGTCACACATGGGCGCTATCTCATTTTAAAAACAGCTTAAATGCACGGGTTGAATAG
- a CDS encoding nicotinate phosphoribosyltransferase, with product MKYTDDSLMLHTDLYQINMAETYWEDNMHNRKAVFEVFFRKLPFSNGYGVFAGLERIVEYLQSFSFTESDIEYLRDELGYKEDYLEYLKEVRFTGTVRSMAEGELVFANEPILRIEAPLAEAQMIETALLNIVNYQTLIATKASRIKHVVGEQSAMEFGTRRAHEMDAAVWGTRAAYIGGFDATSNVRAGKMFGIPVAGTHAHALVQAYRDEYTAFHKYARRHKDCVFLVDTYDTLRSGVPIAIKVAKELGDKINFKGIRLDSGDLAYLSKKARKMLDEAGFTETQIIASNDLDENTIINLKSQGAQIDSWGIGTKLITAYDQAALGAVYKLVSIENENGEMKDTIKISGNPEKVTTPGIKKVYRIINSLNKKSEGDYIALEDENPQAEERLKMFHPIHTFVSKFVTNFEAKELHRDIFVDGKLVYKLPELQEIQDYAAQNMDVLWDEYKRTMHPEEYPVDLSERCWENKMRNIEEVQSKVKNMIEQGKK from the coding sequence ATGAAATACACAGACGACAGTTTAATGCTTCACACGGATCTTTACCAAATTAACATGGCAGAAACGTACTGGGAAGATAACATGCACAACCGGAAAGCAGTATTTGAAGTCTTTTTCAGAAAGCTGCCGTTCAGCAATGGATATGGGGTTTTTGCCGGTCTTGAACGCATTGTCGAGTATTTGCAGAGTTTTTCATTTACAGAAAGTGACATTGAGTACTTAAGAGATGAATTGGGATACAAAGAAGATTATCTGGAGTATTTAAAAGAGGTTCGTTTTACTGGAACCGTCCGTTCAATGGCTGAAGGAGAGCTGGTTTTTGCCAATGAACCGATACTGCGGATTGAAGCGCCGCTTGCAGAGGCGCAGATGATTGAAACAGCTTTGCTTAACATTGTGAACTATCAAACATTGATTGCGACAAAAGCTTCACGCATCAAGCACGTTGTAGGCGAGCAAAGTGCGATGGAATTCGGAACACGCAGAGCGCATGAAATGGATGCGGCAGTGTGGGGCACCAGAGCTGCTTACATTGGCGGTTTTGATGCGACTTCTAATGTGCGCGCAGGTAAAATGTTCGGCATTCCTGTTGCGGGCACTCACGCTCATGCATTGGTTCAGGCTTATCGTGATGAATACACTGCGTTCCATAAATACGCGCGCCGTCATAAAGACTGTGTTTTCCTCGTCGATACATATGATACGTTAAGATCCGGGGTTCCTATTGCGATTAAAGTGGCCAAAGAGCTTGGCGATAAAATTAACTTCAAAGGGATTCGCCTCGATAGCGGAGATCTTGCTTATTTATCGAAGAAAGCAAGAAAAATGCTGGATGAAGCAGGATTTACAGAGACGCAGATTATTGCTTCGAACGATCTGGATGAAAATACGATTATTAACCTGAAATCTCAGGGTGCACAAATCGATTCATGGGGTATCGGCACGAAGCTGATTACCGCTTATGATCAGGCCGCTCTTGGTGCTGTCTATAAATTAGTATCTATTGAAAATGAAAACGGGGAAATGAAGGACACGATTAAAATCAGCGGAAATCCTGAAAAGGTGACAACGCCGGGGATTAAAAAGGTATACCGGATCATCAATTCCCTCAATAAAAAATCAGAGGGCGATTATATTGCGCTTGAGGATGAAAATCCGCAAGCGGAGGAGCGCTTAAAAATGTTCCATCCTATTCATACATTCGTCAGCAAATTCGTGACGAATTTTGAAGCGAAGGAACTGCACCGTGATATTTTTGTAGATGGAAAATTGGTTTATAAACTTCCTGAGCTCCAGGAGATTCAAGACTATGCCGCTCAGAATATGGATGTTCTATGGGATGAGTACAAACGGACCATGCATCCTGAGGAGTATCCGGTCGATTTAAGCGAGCGCTGCTGGGAGAACAAGATGCGAAATATTGAAGAAGTTCAATCTAAGGTTAAGAATATGATTGAACAGGGAAAGAAGTAA
- the nadD gene encoding nicotinate (nicotinamide) nucleotide adenylyltransferase → MGKIGIYGSSFDPITNVHLWTASTVAHRCRLDKIIFLPCSNKRKDKVMKTSDLHRWNMLELALQGNDKFLADDYEIKQEAWNVYTYYTLEHFKKKYPNDEIYFIMGADLLVDIADGKWKYDQELISSNKFIVMAREGIDMLRTISRSPILRNHDDGSTFHLIDKGLAMEISSTYIRDEFSKGGEPRYLLPDACYDYIKKHSLYQ, encoded by the coding sequence GTGGGGAAGATAGGGATTTACGGTTCGTCGTTTGATCCGATTACAAATGTACATTTATGGACGGCAAGCACCGTTGCACATCGATGCAGACTTGATAAAATTATTTTTCTGCCATGTTCAAACAAACGGAAAGATAAAGTGATGAAAACATCTGATCTGCACCGCTGGAATATGCTTGAGCTTGCACTTCAGGGAAATGACAAGTTTTTGGCTGATGATTATGAAATTAAGCAGGAAGCCTGGAATGTCTATACGTATTACACGCTGGAGCACTTTAAAAAGAAATACCCGAATGATGAAATATACTTTATTATGGGTGCAGATCTGCTTGTTGATATTGCAGACGGCAAGTGGAAATATGATCAGGAACTGATTTCAAGCAATAAATTTATTGTCATGGCTAGAGAAGGCATTGATATGCTCCGTACAATTTCCCGTTCCCCGATTTTGCGGAATCATGATGACGGTTCAACTTTTCACTTGATTGATAAGGGGCTTGCGATGGAGATCAGCTCTACATACATCCGGGATGAGTTTTCAAAAGGCGGGGAACCGCGCTACCTGCTGCCTGATGCTTGTTATGATTACATTAAAAAACATTCTTTATATCAATAG
- the nadE gene encoding ammonia-dependent NAD(+) synthetase: MSLQEKIMSDLNVKPEIDPKAEIRERIDFLKDYLKKTGAKGFVLGISGGQDSTLAGRLAQLSVEELRSEGKSDAKFIAVRLPHGVQHDENDAQLALKFIKPDQLITFDIKSTVDAFEKQYADAVQDELSDFNKGNVKARTRMITQYAIGGQAGLLVIGTDHAAEAVTGFFTKYGDGGADLLPLAGLTKRQGRSLLKELGAEERLYLKVPTADLLDDKPQQADETELGITYDELDDYLEGKSVSEEVASKVEKRYLMTEHKRQLPASKFDGWWK, encoded by the coding sequence ATGAGCTTGCAAGAGAAGATTATGAGTGATTTAAATGTTAAACCTGAAATTGATCCGAAGGCAGAAATAAGAGAACGCATTGATTTTTTGAAAGACTATCTGAAAAAAACGGGTGCGAAAGGATTTGTTCTTGGTATAAGCGGAGGGCAGGATTCTACTTTGGCAGGGCGTCTTGCCCAGCTCTCTGTTGAAGAGTTAAGAAGTGAAGGCAAAAGCGATGCGAAGTTCATTGCCGTCCGCCTTCCGCACGGCGTTCAGCACGATGAAAATGATGCGCAGCTTGCTCTCAAATTTATCAAGCCTGATCAATTAATTACGTTTGATATTAAGTCGACGGTTGATGCCTTTGAAAAGCAATATGCAGATGCCGTTCAGGATGAGCTGAGTGATTTTAATAAAGGAAATGTGAAAGCAAGAACACGCATGATTACTCAATATGCGATCGGAGGCCAGGCTGGATTGCTTGTCATCGGTACAGATCACGCTGCAGAAGCAGTCACAGGATTCTTTACGAAGTATGGTGACGGCGGAGCAGATCTTCTTCCGTTAGCCGGTCTTACTAAGCGCCAGGGCAGAAGCTTGCTGAAAGAGCTTGGAGCAGAAGAGAGATTATACTTGAAGGTTCCAACGGCTGACCTCCTAGACGATAAGCCGCAGCAGGCTGATGAGACGGAGCTCGGCATTACCTATGATGAGCTTGATGACTACTTAGAAGGGAAATCCGTTTCAGAGGAAGTCGCTTCTAAGGTGGAAAAGCGCTACTTAATGACTGAGCATAAGCGCCAATTGCCTGCAAGCAAGTTTGATGGCTGGTGGAAATAA
- a CDS encoding glutamine--tRNA ligase/YqeY domain fusion protein has protein sequence MENNSSNFIKSIIKEDLESGKHSTVITRFPPEPNGYLHIGHAKSILINFELADDFGGRTNLRFDDTNPLKEDQEYVDSIKEDVKWLGYEWDELHFASNYFEEMYNRAVLLIKKGKAYVDDLTADEIREYRGTLTQPGKESPYRNRFAEENLELFDQMRKGEFETGSKVLRAKIDMTSPNLNLRDPVIYRVSHATHHNTGDTWCIYPMYDFAHPIEDAIEGVTHSICTTEFEDHRPLYNWVVEECEMESKPKQIEFGRLNITNTVMSKRKLKQLVDEGFVDGWDDPRMPTVSGLRRKGYTSDAIRNFVRETGVSKGYGAVDEAMLEHFAREDLKLKAPRTMGVLKPLKVVITNYPEGESEMLDAEINPEVPEMGSRQIPFGREIYIEQDDFMEDPPKKYFRLFPGNEVRLKHAYFIKCEDVIKDENGNVVELHCTYDPETKSGSGFTGRKVKGTIHWVDAKNAVPAEFRLYQPLILDADLEAEKSEEEEEKTFLDYVNDQSLEVVQGFVEPNMNNVKGQDKFQFFRHGYFNVDPKNTTPEKAVYNRIVSLKSSFKL, from the coding sequence TTGGAAAATAACTCGTCAAACTTTATCAAAAGCATCATAAAAGAGGACTTGGAGAGCGGAAAGCATTCAACGGTCATCACCCGTTTCCCGCCTGAGCCGAATGGCTACCTTCATATCGGCCATGCAAAATCAATCTTAATCAACTTTGAACTTGCCGATGACTTTGGCGGCAGAACCAATTTGCGATTTGATGACACGAACCCTTTAAAAGAGGATCAGGAATACGTAGATTCCATTAAAGAAGATGTGAAATGGCTTGGCTATGAATGGGACGAGCTTCACTTTGCATCAAATTACTTTGAGGAAATGTACAACCGCGCTGTTCTTTTAATCAAAAAAGGCAAAGCGTATGTAGATGACCTCACAGCTGATGAAATCCGCGAATACCGCGGCACATTGACTCAGCCTGGAAAAGAAAGCCCGTACCGCAATCGCTTTGCTGAAGAAAATCTTGAGCTGTTCGATCAAATGCGCAAAGGCGAATTTGAAACAGGCAGCAAGGTTTTGCGTGCTAAAATCGATATGACGTCACCAAACCTGAATCTTCGTGACCCTGTTATTTACCGTGTATCACATGCGACTCACCATAATACAGGAGATACTTGGTGCATTTATCCGATGTATGATTTCGCACACCCGATTGAAGATGCGATTGAAGGCGTGACACATTCCATTTGTACAACAGAATTTGAGGATCATCGTCCTCTTTACAATTGGGTTGTCGAAGAATGTGAAATGGAAAGCAAGCCTAAGCAAATTGAATTTGGACGCTTAAATATCACGAACACAGTCATGAGTAAACGCAAGCTGAAGCAGCTTGTTGATGAAGGCTTTGTAGACGGCTGGGATGACCCGCGCATGCCAACGGTTTCAGGACTCAGAAGAAAAGGATACACATCTGATGCCATCCGTAATTTTGTACGGGAAACAGGCGTTTCTAAAGGTTACGGCGCTGTTGACGAAGCCATGCTCGAGCACTTCGCAAGAGAAGATCTTAAGCTGAAAGCACCTCGGACAATGGGTGTTCTTAAGCCGCTTAAAGTGGTGATTACGAACTATCCTGAAGGCGAGTCTGAAATGCTTGATGCAGAGATTAATCCAGAGGTTCCTGAAATGGGCTCGCGACAAATTCCGTTCGGAAGAGAAATCTATATCGAACAGGACGATTTCATGGAAGATCCTCCGAAAAAGTATTTCCGCCTTTTCCCTGGCAACGAGGTTCGTCTCAAGCATGCCTACTTCATCAAATGTGAAGATGTCATCAAAGATGAAAATGGAAATGTCGTAGAACTGCATTGCACATACGATCCTGAAACTAAGAGCGGATCAGGCTTTACAGGCCGTAAAGTAAAAGGCACCATCCACTGGGTGGATGCTAAAAATGCCGTGCCTGCAGAATTCCGTCTGTATCAGCCGTTAATTCTTGACGCAGACCTGGAAGCGGAAAAAAGCGAAGAGGAAGAAGAAAAAACATTCCTCGATTACGTGAACGATCAATCGCTGGAAGTCGTTCAAGGCTTTGTAGAACCGAACATGAATAATGTAAAGGGTCAGGACAAATTCCAATTCTTCAGACACGGGTATTTCAACGTGGATCCGAAGAATACAACGCCAGAAAAAGCTGTTTACAACCGGATTGTTTCTTTAAAAAGCTCGTTTAAATTATAA